The following proteins come from a genomic window of Maridesulfovibrio zosterae DSM 11974:
- a CDS encoding DctP family TRAP transporter solute-binding subunit, with the protein MKRLFTVLCAIMLIAVLSVPAFAGKVVLKLGHIAEPVHPYGQGAEKFAELVKEKSGGDIIVKVFPSSQLGGQKDLIEGLIFGTVDMALVGTAVLGQFQPQISIFDMPFLFQDREHAYKSLDTVGMDLGKALEPKGIKLLGYMENGIRHVTNNIREVKTPADMKGLKIRVMTNKIYIEMMKSLGASPTPMAFGELYSAMQQGTVDGQENPSAHIWTKRFFEVQKYASKTAHSYAPEPLVMSMISWSRLSPAQQKIITAAAKEAVDWQRKFSTEKDQEYWKLIEETGKIKITEVDRTEFMKATKPVYEKFASVVGQDNIDKINALKK; encoded by the coding sequence ATGAAACGTTTATTTACAGTTCTATGCGCGATAATGCTGATTGCTGTTTTGTCAGTTCCTGCATTTGCCGGAAAAGTGGTTCTCAAACTTGGGCACATTGCCGAACCAGTCCACCCCTATGGTCAGGGTGCAGAAAAGTTTGCCGAGCTGGTAAAAGAAAAATCCGGCGGAGATATTATTGTTAAGGTTTTCCCCTCCTCCCAGCTGGGCGGACAGAAAGACCTTATCGAAGGCCTCATCTTCGGGACAGTTGACATGGCCTTAGTCGGAACAGCCGTTCTTGGCCAGTTCCAGCCTCAGATCTCAATTTTTGATATGCCATTCCTCTTTCAGGACCGTGAACATGCATACAAATCACTGGACACAGTGGGCATGGACCTCGGCAAGGCTCTTGAACCTAAAGGCATTAAACTTCTCGGATACATGGAAAACGGAATCCGTCATGTGACTAACAACATTCGTGAAGTAAAAACCCCCGCAGACATGAAAGGCCTAAAAATCCGGGTCATGACTAATAAAATCTACATCGAAATGATGAAGTCTCTCGGAGCATCCCCCACTCCCATGGCTTTCGGAGAACTTTACTCTGCAATGCAGCAGGGAACTGTTGATGGACAGGAAAACCCAAGCGCGCACATCTGGACCAAACGTTTCTTCGAAGTTCAGAAATATGCTTCTAAAACAGCACACTCATACGCTCCGGAACCGCTGGTAATGTCTATGATCAGCTGGTCCAGACTCTCCCCTGCACAACAGAAGATTATTACTGCTGCAGCGAAGGAAGCTGTTGACTGGCAGCGTAAATTTTCAACTGAAAAAGATCAGGAATACTGGAAACTCATTGAAGAAACAGGAAAGATCAAAATCACTGAAGTTGACCGTACTGAATTCATGAAAGCAACGAAACCTGTCTATGAGAAATTTGCATCGGTTGTCGGACAGGACAACATTGATAAAATTAATGCTCTGAAAAAATAG